The region GTATGATCTGTAAATAAAATATTTTTAATAAAGGAATGAGCAGCAGGATGATTAAAAATACAAATAGTATTTGAATTCTTTTTTTAAAAAAATATTTAAAACGATAATTATCCAAAATAAAATTTAAGTGCCATAAGTTCTTTCATAAAAAATTTGAAAAATTACTAAAATTACAAAAGTGATAGCTATTTCTATTATTAAATAATTTAATAAGCTTCCATTGATATGAAAAGTAGGATTAAAATTTTGAGATATGATCGTTACAACTATTATACCAAGGCAAATAGATAGAAATTTAAGAAGAATTGCTTGAGGCCTTGTCGGTATTAAAAAATATTTTTGGTAAAAAATTTGGAGACCATATAAAAGCAGGAATGCGATGGTGTATTGTCCTAAAATTGACCCAATCAAAATATCTACTATGACACCCATCAAAAAGACTTTAGTGATATTAATTGATATTAAATTAGATGAAATAGTTATTACCATTAATGCTAAGAAATACTCTGGGTAAATATTAATATTTAAAAAACTAAATAAATTTATGAAACTGAAAAAAGTAGAGACTAAAAATAACCCAACAAATAACTTTTGTTGTCTTAGTTTAACGTCATGAGATTTTTTTAGCATGTTTTAATAATCAAGAATGGTAATTAAAGAAAATTGACTTGAAAAGGTTGCTGGCTGTAATAAAATTTTGTTAAATTGTTTATCTTCCGGAGACACCTCAACGACTTTTCCTATATTAATTCCACTAGGGTATACGTTATCGAGACCTGAAGTCACAAATGTGTCTCCAGGAGCGACGTCTATTGAAGCAGGAAAGAAAGGGATTACTAAAAAATCAGCATCACCATAAATGATGGCATGATTTTGTCCATTATCTTGGAGTGCGTTGACAGCAAATTTTTTTGAAAGTAAGGGAACAACTTCACTTGTTTGGTCATAGGTTGAATATATTTGCCCAACTAAACCTGACCTGTTTACGACTGGCATGCCTTGACGAATTCCATCCTTTTCACCCTTGTTGATTGTAATTATCTGTGCCCTGCCTCTTATAGTTGGCCTAATAATCTCAGCGGGATAAGTTTTTTTTGGAGAATATTTTTTTGATAAGAGCGTTATCTTTCTCAAGTTATCATTCTCAGCTACCAGAAATTTTCTTATTTGATTTTCAATGGAAAGGCTATCAACTTGAATATTAAGTTGATTTATTTCTTCTTCTAACAGAGCTTTAGATTTTGATAAGCTTTGAAAATTAGCAAAAAAATTAATGGAGTCATTAGTTAAAATGATCAAAGGGGAAGTGATAAATGAAAAATCTTTTCTAATTTGCTTAAGATATTCATATCGACTGTCCATAAACATCATGAGCACAGCCAAGAAAACAAAAAGAATAAAATAAGTTAAAGAAAAGTTAGTAGTAAATAAGCTTAATTCTTTTTTAGAAACCTTGATTGCCATTATGTCTATTCATAAACAAATGTATTTTTAAAATAATCTAGTTGGTCTAATGTTTTTCCGCAACCTCTAGCTACACAAGTCAAAGGATCTTCAGCAATAATTACTGGGATGCCTGTCTCCTCTTGTAGAAGTCGATCAAGATTTTTCAAAAGGGCACCACCACCAGTGAGGACCATTCCATTTTCTGCAATATCAGATCCAAGTTCAGGAGGTGTTTGTTCAAGTGCAGTTTTTACTGCACCAACGATAGTGTGAAGTGGTTCTGCGATAGCTTCTAATATTTCATTACTGGAGATACTTAATTTTCTGGGCAAGCCTTCAGCTAAATTTCTCCCAGTGATATCCATTGATAAAAGTTCATTTAAAGGGAATGCGCTACCAATCGTTTGTTTTATTTTTTCAGCTGTTGGTTCAGATATTAATGTCCCATAGTTCCTTCTCATGTAGTCAACAATAGATTGATCAATTTTGTCTCCACCAACGCGAGCAGAACTTGCGTAAACAATTCCACCTAATGAGATGATGCCAACTTCTGTAGTACCACCCCCCACGTCAATTACCATTGAGCCTGTCGCATCTTGAATGGGTAGTTCGGCACCAATAGCAGCTGCCATGGGCTCTTCAATTAAAAATACTTGTTTCGCACCAGCTCTCTCTGCAGATTCTCGAATAGCTCTTTTTTCAACTTGTGTTGCGCCATATGGAACACAAATAACTATTCTTGGGCTAGGAGAAAACATATTGGTTGATACAGTCTTCTTGATAAAATGCTTGATCATTTCTTCGGTGATATTAAAATCAGCTATCACTCCGTCTTTCATTGGACGAATAGCGTTGATGCTTTGAGGCGACCTGCCGAGCATTGATTTAGCTTCAGCACCCACGGCGAGAACAGTTTTTCTAGTTTGGGGTCCACCAGGCCCTTGCACATTTTGAATAGCAACAACTGAAGGCTCATCAAGGACCACACCTCTTCCTTTAGCAAAAATTAATGTATTTGCTGTGCCAAGGTCAATAGCCAAATCATTATCAACAAAATTTCTAAACAAACTTTTAATCATAATTTATATAAGATTGAATTTTAAAGTGTCTTCGTATCCTTGTATAATAACTGATTAATCAACATAAATTAAACAAAAAATGGTGTTTTAATAAAATGAAATTCGATAATGACGAAATTAAAAAAATTGCCCATTTAGCTCGAATAAATATAAATGAAAATGAGGCTAATAAAGTGAGTGAAAAGTTAGAAGGGATTTTAGGACTCATCGACCAAATGACTGAGGTAAATACAGATAGTATTGAACCTATGGCCCATGCCCTTGATATTAAGCAGCCCTTAAGAGAAGACAAAGTGACCGAAGTGGATATGAGAGAAAAATCCTTAAAATTATCAAATGAAACTGATCAATCTTTGTTTATTGTCCCAAGAGTGATTGAATAAGATGTTAAATTTATCCCTTAAAGAACTTTCAGAAGGATTAAAAGAAAAAAAATTTTCCAGCGTAGAGCTTACGAAATTTTTTTTAAATCGAGTAGATCTTCATAACTCATCTATAAATGCTTTTATCACGACTGATAAAGATAAAAGTTTGGCAATGGCAAAGCGCTCAGATGAAATTATCAAGGAGGGAAATCAGAATTATTTAACCGGGATTCCAATAGCGCAAAAGGATATTTTTTGTGCAGAGGGATGGAAAACAAGTTGTGGTTCAAAAATGTTGGATAATTTTATTGCTCCATATGATTCAACGGTAATAAGTAAATTTAATGCAGTGGGCGCAGTGAACCTAGGCAAAACCAATATGGATGAATTTGCTATGGGGTCATCTAATGAGACTTCCTTTTATGGCAATGTCAAAAATCCGTGGGATATAAAAACTGTTCCAGGAGGAAGCTCAGGGGGAAGTGCAGCTGCTGTTGCTGGAATGTTAGCTCCAGCTGCGACGGCGACAGATACAGGTGGTTCGATAAGGCAGCCTGCTTCATTGTGTGGTTTGACAGGTTTAAAGCCGACTTATGGTTTAGTTTCAAGGTATGGCATGATTGCATTTGCATCAAGTCTAGATCAAGCGGGACCCATGTGTCATTCGGCAGAAGATTGTGCTGCAATGATGAATGTGATGAGTGGCCATGACCCTAAAGATTCCACTAGTATACAAAGAGAAAAAGAAAATTATTTAACAGATATTAATAACCCTATTAAGGGATTAAAAATTGGTGTCCCAAAAGAATTTTTTAGTGAAGGACTAGATCCACAGGTTGAGAAAATAATAGAACAGGGTATCAGCGAATATAAAAAATTGGGCGCTGAAATTGTAGAGATATCTTTACCGAATAACCATTTATCCATACCCGTTTATTATGTCATTGCACCTGCTGAGGCATCTAGTAATTTATCCAGATATGACGGCGTTCGATATGGCTATCGAACAAAAGAATATGATGACCTGATGGACATGTATTGTAAGACTAGAGAAGAAGGTTTTGGCGATGAAGTAAAAAGAAGAATAATGATTGGCACCTATGTTCTTAGTGCAGGCTACTACGATGCTTATTATTTAAAAGCACAAAAAATTAGAAGATTAATCTCAGAAGATTTCAAAAAGGCTTTTGAAAAATGTGATGTCATCTTAGGTCCTTCGGCACCTTCTGTTGCTTTTCCAATTGGCGATAAAAAAGAAGACCCACTAAAAATGTACATGCAAGATGTTTACACAATTTCAACTAACCTTGCTGGATTACCAGGTTTATCGATGCCTGGGGGACTGATGAATAATCTTCCTGTAGGTATTCAGCTCATAGGCAATTATTTTACTGAATCAAAGTTATTAAATATTGCTCATATATTTCAAACGAATACAAATTGGCATAATTTAACTCCTGAGGAGTTCAAATAATGGATTGGGAAATTGTTATTGGGATTGAAACACATGCTCAGTTAAAAACTAACTCAAAAATATTTTCTGGTGCATCCACAAGTTTTGGTAAAGAGCCTAATGCAAATGCCTGCTTAGTGAGTCTTGCCTACCCTGGAGTTTTACCAGTGCTTAATGAAGAGGCAGTCAACTGTGCAATAAAGTTTGGTCTAGCAGTTGATGCGAAGATTACTGAACATTCTATTTTTGCTAGAAAAAACTACTTTTATCCAGACTTACCTAAAGGGTATCAAATCAGTCAGCTTGATTTGCCTGTTGTAGGAGAGGGGAATCTTATAATTCCAGTTGGCGATGAAAATAAAAGTATTAGAATTTTAAGAGCACATTTAGAAGAAGATGCTGGTAAATCTGTTCATGGAATCAATGAGGGAAAATCGGGGATCGACCTTAACAGAGCGGGTACTCCCTTATTAGAAATTGTCACAGAACCAGATATGAGCTCTGCAGAAGAAGCAGTGGCTTATGCTAAAAAACTTCACGAATTAGTTCAATGGATCGGAATTTGTGATGGAAATATGCAAGAGGGAAATTTTCGTTGCGATGTGAATGTATCAGTTAAGAAAAAAGGGGATAAAGAGCTAGGGACAAGGCGAGAAATCAAAAACTTAAATTCTTTTAAGTTCATCAAACAGGCAGTTGATTATGAGGTGAACTGGCAAATTGAAAAGTTAGAGGATGGGGGAAAAATAAAACAAGCAACAATTCTTTTTGATCCAGATTCTGGAGAAACACGAGAAATGAGATCAAAAGAGGAGGCAAATGATTACCGATATTTTCCAGATCCTGATTTATTGCCACTAGTTATCAGCCAAGAGAAAATTAATAATATAAAATCTAAAATGTACGAACTGCCAAACGAAATGAAATCAAGATTAGTGAAAGAGTTTGACCTCACAAATTATGATGCAGATGGAATTACATCGAATATTGACGTCGCTAACTACTTTAAGGAATTGCTTTCATTTAAAGTAAATGCAAAATTAGCTTCGAATTGGATATTAACAAATCTTTTTTCAAGACTAAATGAATCAGATATTGATATTAAGAGCTCCCCCCTCAAGGCTAACAAGTTAGCAGAATTAATTTTGAGAATTGAAGATAAAACTATTTCAAATAATGCAGCTAAAAAAGTTTTTGATGAAATCTGGGACCAAGATAAAAGAGTTGATGAAGTGATTGATCAACTCGGGCTTAAACAAATATCTAATGAAAATGAGGTTATTGATATTTTAAATCAAGTTTTACAAGACAATGAAGCCATGGTTGAGGAATATAAATCTGGAAAAGATAAAGCATTTAATGCATTAATAGGTCAGGTGATGAAAGCTTCTAAAGGTAAAGCAAACCCTGGCCAAGTCAGTCAATTGCTTAAAGAAAAATTAAAAAATTAAACGCCATACTTTTGCTTATAACCAATCATTTCGTCTAAGACTTTTTTATTTTCTGTATCTTTTTTTAAGAAATCAATAATATTATCTAAGTTGATTATTGATTTAACAGGCACCTTATATTTCTGATATATTTCTTCAATAGCAGAGAGTTTCTCGCTGCCTTTTTCTTTTCGATCAATTGATACAATAATTCCAACAATCTTTGCATTAAATTGATTGATCAGACTAAAACTTTCATTAATCGAAGTCCCTGCAGAAATCACATCATCAATAATAAGAATTTTTCCTGAAATAGGAGCACCAATAATTAAACCGCCCTCCCCATGATCTTTAACCTCTTTTCTATTCGATGAAAATTTTTTGTTTATACCTTTATTTGTAAGAGAAATTGCAATTGCACCTACAAGCGATATCCCTTTATAAGCTGGTCCAAATAGTAAATCGAATTCAATATTTTCTTCTATAATTTTATCTGCATAAAAATCTCCTAACCTCTTAAGACTATCGCCGTCGTTAAAAGAGCCAAGATTAAAAAAATAAGGACTTTTTCTACCTGCTTTAGTAGTAAAATCTCCAAACTGAAGTACTTTTTTTTCAAGTGCAAATTTTATAAAAGATTCTTGCATAGATACATTTCTAGTTAACTTATGAAGATTATAACCTTAAATTTAAATGGTATTCGGGCTGCCAGCAGAAAAGATTTTTTCCCTTGGCTGAAAGAACAAAACGCAGATTATATTTGTTTGCAGGAACTCAAAGCTCAAGAGACTGATTTATCACCTGAAATGAAATCACCATATGGCTATAAAGGGTATTTTAGCTTTGCAATAAAGAGGGGCTATAGTGGAGTTGGCATTTATACAAAAAATGAACCTCTTAAAGTTACAAAGCATTTGGGTATTCCTGAATTGGACGATGAAGGGAGGTATATCGAGCTTGAGTTTGAAAACTTAATTATTATTTCAATTTATTTACCATCAGGCTCATCAGGTGAAGTTAGACAAGCTTTTAAATACAAAGTGCTTGATAAGATTTATAAAGTTTTTGAAGAGAAATTAAATTTAGGAAAAAATATCATAGTATGTGGTGATTTTAATATTGCACATCATGAAAGAGATTTAAAAAACTTTAAAGGGAATAAGAAAAATTCTGGATTTCTCCCTGATGAGCGGGAATGGTTGACTAAGTTATTTACCAAAGGACGATGGACTGATGTTTATCGTATCCTTCATCCTGAGGAAGGAGAGGGCTCATATACATGGTGGAGTAATCGAGGGCAGGCTTGGCTAAAAAATGTTGGGTGGCGAATAGATTATCAGATATCAAATTATGAAAATGCAATTAGAGCAAAAAAAGCTTATGTTTATAAGGACGAGCGCTTTAGTGATCATGCACCCTTAGTAATTGAATATGATTAATTACTTTCTCCAGGGGGCGATTTTTAATAATAAAAACATGCCTGGAATTGCCAATATAAAACAAAAAATAAAGAAATAATACCAACCAAAAAAATCTACAAAATAACCAGTTGATGCGTTGGTAAAAGTTCTTGGTACAGAGGCAAGGCTGCTGAATAGTGCAAACTGCGTAGCTGTATATTTAGGGTTAGTAGTTTTAGCAATAAATGCCA is a window of Methylophilales bacterium DNA encoding:
- the mreD gene encoding rod shape-determining protein MreD, yielding MLKKSHDVKLRQQKLFVGLFLVSTFFSFINLFSFLNINIYPEYFLALMVITISSNLISINITKVFLMGVIVDILIGSILGQYTIAFLLLYGLQIFYQKYFLIPTRPQAILLKFLSICLGIIVVTIISQNFNPTFHINGSLLNYLIIEIAITFVILVIFQIFYERTYGT
- the mreC gene encoding rod shape-determining protein MreC encodes the protein MAIKVSKKELSLFTTNFSLTYFILFVFLAVLMMFMDSRYEYLKQIRKDFSFITSPLIILTNDSINFFANFQSLSKSKALLEEEINQLNIQVDSLSIENQIRKFLVAENDNLRKITLLSKKYSPKKTYPAEIIRPTIRGRAQIITINKGEKDGIRQGMPVVNRSGLVGQIYSTYDQTSEVVPLLSKKFAVNALQDNGQNHAIIYGDADFLVIPFFPASIDVAPGDTFVTSGLDNVYPSGINIGKVVEVSPEDKQFNKILLQPATFSSQFSLITILDY
- a CDS encoding rod shape-determining protein; translation: MIKSLFRNFVDNDLAIDLGTANTLIFAKGRGVVLDEPSVVAIQNVQGPGGPQTRKTVLAVGAEAKSMLGRSPQSINAIRPMKDGVIADFNITEEMIKHFIKKTVSTNMFSPSPRIVICVPYGATQVEKRAIRESAERAGAKQVFLIEEPMAAAIGAELPIQDATGSMVIDVGGGTTEVGIISLGGIVYASSARVGGDKIDQSIVDYMRRNYGTLISEPTAEKIKQTIGSAFPLNELLSMDITGRNLAEGLPRKLSISSNEILEAIAEPLHTIVGAVKTALEQTPPELGSDIAENGMVLTGGGALLKNLDRLLQEETGIPVIIAEDPLTCVARGCGKTLDQLDYFKNTFVYE
- the gatC gene encoding Asp-tRNA(Asn)/Glu-tRNA(Gln) amidotransferase subunit GatC, whose protein sequence is MKFDNDEIKKIAHLARININENEANKVSEKLEGILGLIDQMTEVNTDSIEPMAHALDIKQPLREDKVTEVDMREKSLKLSNETDQSLFIVPRVIE
- the gatA gene encoding Asp-tRNA(Asn)/Glu-tRNA(Gln) amidotransferase subunit GatA — its product is MLNLSLKELSEGLKEKKFSSVELTKFFLNRVDLHNSSINAFITTDKDKSLAMAKRSDEIIKEGNQNYLTGIPIAQKDIFCAEGWKTSCGSKMLDNFIAPYDSTVISKFNAVGAVNLGKTNMDEFAMGSSNETSFYGNVKNPWDIKTVPGGSSGGSAAAVAGMLAPAATATDTGGSIRQPASLCGLTGLKPTYGLVSRYGMIAFASSLDQAGPMCHSAEDCAAMMNVMSGHDPKDSTSIQREKENYLTDINNPIKGLKIGVPKEFFSEGLDPQVEKIIEQGISEYKKLGAEIVEISLPNNHLSIPVYYVIAPAEASSNLSRYDGVRYGYRTKEYDDLMDMYCKTREEGFGDEVKRRIMIGTYVLSAGYYDAYYLKAQKIRRLISEDFKKAFEKCDVILGPSAPSVAFPIGDKKEDPLKMYMQDVYTISTNLAGLPGLSMPGGLMNNLPVGIQLIGNYFTESKLLNIAHIFQTNTNWHNLTPEEFK
- the gatB gene encoding Asp-tRNA(Asn)/Glu-tRNA(Gln) amidotransferase subunit GatB; this translates as MDWEIVIGIETHAQLKTNSKIFSGASTSFGKEPNANACLVSLAYPGVLPVLNEEAVNCAIKFGLAVDAKITEHSIFARKNYFYPDLPKGYQISQLDLPVVGEGNLIIPVGDENKSIRILRAHLEEDAGKSVHGINEGKSGIDLNRAGTPLLEIVTEPDMSSAEEAVAYAKKLHELVQWIGICDGNMQEGNFRCDVNVSVKKKGDKELGTRREIKNLNSFKFIKQAVDYEVNWQIEKLEDGGKIKQATILFDPDSGETREMRSKEEANDYRYFPDPDLLPLVISQEKINNIKSKMYELPNEMKSRLVKEFDLTNYDADGITSNIDVANYFKELLSFKVNAKLASNWILTNLFSRLNESDIDIKSSPLKANKLAELILRIEDKTISNNAAKKVFDEIWDQDKRVDEVIDQLGLKQISNENEVIDILNQVLQDNEAMVEEYKSGKDKAFNALIGQVMKASKGKANPGQVSQLLKEKLKN
- the pyrE gene encoding orotate phosphoribosyltransferase, whose product is MQESFIKFALEKKVLQFGDFTTKAGRKSPYFFNLGSFNDGDSLKRLGDFYADKIIEENIEFDLLFGPAYKGISLVGAIAISLTNKGINKKFSSNRKEVKDHGEGGLIIGAPISGKILIIDDVISAGTSINESFSLINQFNAKIVGIIVSIDRKEKGSEKLSAIEEIYQKYKVPVKSIINLDNIIDFLKKDTENKKVLDEMIGYKQKYGV
- the xth gene encoding exodeoxyribonuclease III; amino-acid sequence: MKIITLNLNGIRAASRKDFFPWLKEQNADYICLQELKAQETDLSPEMKSPYGYKGYFSFAIKRGYSGVGIYTKNEPLKVTKHLGIPELDDEGRYIELEFENLIIISIYLPSGSSGEVRQAFKYKVLDKIYKVFEEKLNLGKNIIVCGDFNIAHHERDLKNFKGNKKNSGFLPDEREWLTKLFTKGRWTDVYRILHPEEGEGSYTWWSNRGQAWLKNVGWRIDYQISNYENAIRAKKAYVYKDERFSDHAPLVIEYD